In Chlorocebus sabaeus isolate Y175 chromosome 11, mChlSab1.0.hap1, whole genome shotgun sequence, one DNA window encodes the following:
- the WNT1 gene encoding proto-oncogene Wnt-1, translating into MGLWALLPGWVSATLLLALAALPAALAANSSGRWWGIVNVASSTNLLTDSKSLQLVLEPSLQLLSRKQRRLIRQNPGILHSVSGGLQSAVRECKWQFRNRRWNCPTAPGPHLFGKIVNRGCRETAFIFAITSAGVTHSVARSCSEGSIESCTCDYRRRGPGGPDWHWGGCSDNIDFGRLFGREFVDSGEKGRDLRFLMNLHNNEAGRTTVFSEMRQECKCHGMSGSCTVRTCWMRLPTLRAVGDVLRDRFDGASRVLYGNRGSNRASRAELLRLEPEDPAHKPPSPHDLVYFEKSPNFCTYSGRLGTAGTAGRACNSSSPALDGCELLCCGRGHRTRTQRVTERCNCTFHWCCHVSCRNCTHTRVLHECL; encoded by the exons ATGGGGCTCTGGGCGCTGTTGCCTGGCTGGGTTTCTGCTACGCTGCTACTGGCCCTGGCCGCTCTGCCCGCAGCCCTGGCTGCCAACAGCAGTGGCCGATGGTG GGGTATTGTGAACGTAGCCTCCTCCACGAACCTGCTGACGGACTCCAAGAGTCTGCAACTGGTACTCGAGCCCAGTCTGCAGCTGTTGAGCCGTAAACAGCGGCGTCTGATACGCCAAAATCCGGGGATCCTGCACAGCGTGAGTGGGGGGCTGCAGAGTGCCGTGCGCGAGTGCAAGTGGCAGTTCCGGAATCGCCGCTGGAACTGTCCCACTGCTCCAGGGCCCCACCTCTTCGGCAAGATCGTCAACCGAG GCTGTCGAGAAACGGCGTTTATCTTCGCTATCACCTCCGCCGGGGTCACCCATTCGGTGGCGCGCTCCTGCTCAGAGGGTTCCATCGAATCCTGCACGTGCGACTACCGGCGGCGCGGCCCCGGGGGCCCCGACTGGCATTGGGGGGGCTGCAGCGACAACATTGACTTCGGCCGCCTCTTCGGCCGGGAGTTCGTGGACTCCGGGGAGAAGGGGCGGGACCTGCGCTTCCTCATGAACCTTCACAACAACGAGGCTGGCCGTACG ACCGTATTCTCCGAGATGCGTCAGGAGTGCAAGTGCCACGGTATGTCCGGATCCTGCACGGTGCGCACGTGCTGGATGCGGCTGCCCACCCTGCGCGCAGTGGGCGATGTGCTGCGCGACCGCTTCGACGGCGCCTCGCGCGTCCTCTACGGCAACCGCGGCAGCAACCGCGCTTCGCGGGCGGAGCTGCTGCGCCTGGAGCCGGAAGACCCGGCCCACAAACCGCCCTCCCCCCACGACCTCGTCTACTTCGAGAAATCGCCCAACTTCTGCACGTACAGCGGACGCCTGGGTACAGCGGGCACGGCAGGGCGCGCCTGTAACAGCTCGTCGCCCGCGCTGGACGGCTGCGAGCTGCTCTGCTGCGGCAGGGGCCACCGCACGCGCACGCAGCGCGTCACCGAGCGCTGCAACTGCACCTTCCACTGGTGCTGCCACGTCAGCTGCCGCAACTGCACGCACACGCGCGTACTGCACGAGTGTCTGTGA
- the WNT10B gene encoding protein Wnt-10b, translated as MLEEPRPRPPPSGLAGLLFLALCSRALSNEILGLKLPGEPPLTANTVCLTLSGLSKRQLGLCLRNPDVTASALQGLHIAVHECQHQLRDQRWNCSALEGGGRLPHHSAILKRGFRESAFSFSMLAAGVMHAVATACSLGKLVSCGCGWKGSGEQDRLRAKLLQLQALSRGKSFPHSLPSPGPGSGSSPGPQDTWEWGGCNHDMDFGEKFSRDFLDSREAPRDIQARMRIHNNRVGRQVVTENLKRKCKCHGTSGSCQFKTCWRAAPEFRAVGAALRERLGRAIFIDTHNRNSGAFQPRLRPRRLSGELVYFEKSPDFCERDPTMGSPGTRGRACNKTSHLLDGCGSLCCGRGHNVLRQTRVERCHCRFHWCCYVLCDECKVTQWVNVCK; from the exons ATGCTGGAGGAGCCCCGGCCGCGGCCTCCGCCCTCGGGCCTCGCGGGTCTCCTGTTCCTGGCGTTGTGCAGTCG GGCTCTAAGCAATGAGATTCTGGGCCTGAAGTTGCCTGGCGAGCCGCCGCTGACGGCCAACACCGTGTGCTTGACGCTGTCCGGCCTGAGCAAGCGGCAGCTAGGCCTGTGCCTGCGCAACCCCGACGTGACGGCGTCGGCGCTTCAGGGTCTGCACATCGCGGTCCACGAGTGTCAGCACCAGCTGCGCGACCAGCGCTGGAACTGCTCAGCGCTCGAGGGCGGTGGCCGCCTGCCGCACCACAGCGCCATCCTCAAGCGCG GTTTCCGAGAAAGTGCTTTTTCCTTCTCCATGCTGGCTGCTGGGGTCATGCACGCAGTAGCCActgcctgcagcctgggcaagcTGGTgagctgtggctgtggctggaaGGGCAGTGGTGAGCAGGATCGGCTGAGGGCCAAACTGCTGCAGCTGCAGGCACTGTCCCGAGGCAAGAGTTTCCCCCACTCTCTgcccagccctggccctggcTCAGGCTCCAGCCCTGGCCCCCAGGACACATGGGAATGGGGTGGCTGTAACCATGACATGGACTTTGGAGAGAAGTTCTCTCGGGATTTCTTGGATTCCAGGGAAGCTCCCCGGGACATCCAGGCACGAATGCGAATCCACAACAACAGGGTAGGGCGCCAG GTGGTAACTGAAAACCTGAAGCGGAAATGCAAGTGTCATGGCACGTCAGGCAGCTGCCAGTTCAAGACATGCTGGAGGGCGGCCCCAGAGTTCCGGGCAGTGGGGGCGGCGTTGAGGGAGCGGCTGGGCCGGGCCATCTTCATCGATACCCACAACCGCAATTCTGGAGCCTTCCAGCCCCGTCTGCGTCCCCGTCGCCTCTCAGGAGAGCTGGTCTACTTTGAGAAGTCTCCTGACTTCTGTGAGCGAGACCCCACTATGGGCTCCCCAGGGACAAGGGGCCGGGCCTGCAACAAGACCAGCCACCTGTTGGATGGCTGTGGCAGCCTGTGCTGTGGCCGTGGGCACAACGTGCTCCGGCAGACACGAGTTGAGCGCTGCCATTGCCGCTTCCACTGGTGCTGCTATGTGCTGTGTGATGAGTGCAAGGTTACACAGTGGGTGAATGTGTGTAAGTGA